The sequence GAACAGGTCGGCATGACCGGGTTTCGCCGCGAGGCTTGGCAGAGCCTGTCGGGCGGCGAGCGCCAGCGTGTCCACATCGCCCGCGCACTGGCCCAGCAACCGCGCGAGCTGTTCCTCGACGAGCCGACCAATCACCTCGACATCCAGCACCAGCTCGAGTTGCTGCGTCTCGTCGCGCAGCTGGGGCTGACGACGATCGTCGCGCTGCACGATCTCAACCATGCGGCGATGTTCTGCGATCGGCTGCTGGTGCTGCACCGGGGACAGGTTGTCGCCAGCGGCGTGCCCGCCGACGTGCTTACCCCCGATCTGCTCCGCGAGGTCTTCCGCGTGGATTGCGACTTCCTGAATTCGGACGACGACGTCCTGCGCATCCTTTTCAGGAAATAGCGCCTTTACACAAAGCAGGAGCTTTTCGGAAAAGCGTGGCTGCATAAGCCGCGCCAGCGGTCGTGCCGCCCCGTCTCGCCGCCCGTTTCCGTCCCGCTGTCCGGTTCAGAACCGGACAGCAAAGCCCATCCTGCCGCCGGCCGAGGCCTGGCCATCTCCCTCGATATTGAAGAGGAGTGCGCCGTCCAGGCTCCACATGCCGCCATTGGCGAGTTCCACACCCGCGCCGACCGATCCGAACGCCCCGGATCCGCCAAGACCCGCGAAGCCGCCCGTCAGGGCTATGCTCGGGGTCACGACCATGCCGTCTTCGAGGATAAACTGCCGGGCAAGCTCGGCGCCCAGGCTGACGCGCAGCTGTTCGACCGTGAAGCCGTCCATTCCCACGACGTTGCCGGCAGCGTTCCTGACGCTGTAGTCGTCGATCTTTTCCGACAGGTAGACTGCCCGCAGCTTGGGCGCCAGCGTCGTCGCTTCGTCGAGCTGCCACACCCCGGACAGCGATGTATCGAACATCCACCGGCTGGTGTCGAACTTGCCGTCCCAGAACCGCGTGTCGATATCGTTCGACGATCCGCCGTAGAGCAGGCTGGTATCCCAGAACACGCCGCGGCCGAGTTCGAACGAGGCATAGGGGCCAACGAACCAGCCGTTGCCCGTCAGCCGCGCATCGTCGCGGGTCGGATCGCTCATCCGGTCGAAGTGGAAGGAGACGCCGATGAGGGCGCGCTCAGACAGCAGATAGTCCGCACCGGCCGAGAACAGCGCGAAGGTGCCCCAACGGCTGTCGTTCGCATTGCGATTGTGCACGGCGAAGGTGCCATCGACCCACACGTTGAAGGCGGACGTATCGACACCGAGGCTGCGTTCGATCGCGTCGCTCGCCGCGGACATCTGCGCCAGGCTG comes from Stappia sp. 28M-7 and encodes:
- a CDS encoding ABC transporter ATP-binding protein, whose product is MSVRAENLVWRVGRKTIVDDVSFDVEPGKVLGLLGPNGSGKSSLLRLLAGLRRPASGRVLLDGTDIARTGRRELARRVALVQQHAATDVNVTVEDVVRLGRTPHRGPLAAWKPADTEAVDTALEQVGMTGFRREAWQSLSGGERQRVHIARALAQQPRELFLDEPTNHLDIQHQLELLRLVAQLGLTTIVALHDLNHAAMFCDRLLVLHRGQVVASGVPADVLTPDLLREVFRVDCDFLNSDDDVLRILFRK